The following are encoded in a window of Sutcliffiella horikoshii genomic DNA:
- a CDS encoding ribosomal-processing cysteine protease Prp: MIKVTIKRDDHKLIQSFTITGHANFAKKGADIVCAGVSAVSFGAVNAVMSLCHVTPDIEQGADGFLKCSVPSNLDESTHEKVQLLLEGMVVSLETIERDYGNYITISK; encoded by the coding sequence ATGATTAAAGTTACAATTAAGCGAGACGATCACAAGCTGATCCAATCGTTTACCATAACTGGACATGCTAACTTTGCCAAAAAGGGTGCAGACATTGTGTGTGCCGGTGTTTCAGCCGTATCTTTCGGTGCGGTGAACGCGGTCATGTCATTATGTCATGTCACTCCTGATATTGAGCAAGGGGCAGATGGATTTTTAAAATGTTCGGTCCCATCCAACTTGGATGAGTCGACACATGAGAAAGTACAACTGTTGCTAGAAGGTATGGTTGTGTCTTTAGAGACGATTGAACGTGACTATGGAAATTATATAACCATTTCTAAGTAG
- the rpmA gene encoding 50S ribosomal protein L27 produces MLRLDLQFFASKKGVGSTKNGRDSQSKRLGAKRADGQQVSGGSILYRQRGTKIYPGANVGRGGDDTLFAKVDGIVRFERLGRDRKQVSVYPVAQEA; encoded by the coding sequence ATGTTAAGATTAGATCTTCAGTTCTTTGCTTCCAAAAAGGGAGTAGGTTCTACTAAAAACGGTCGTGACTCTCAGTCCAAGCGTCTTGGCGCTAAGCGTGCAGACGGTCAACAAGTTTCTGGTGGTTCTATTTTATACCGTCAACGCGGTACTAAAATTTACCCAGGAGCAAACGTTGGACGTGGTGGCGACGATACATTGTTCGCGAAGGTTGACGGAATCGTTCGTTTCGAGCGCCTAGGCCGTGACCGCAAACAAGTTAGCGTATATCCTGTTGCTCAAGAAGCATAA
- the nadC gene encoding carboxylating nicotinate-nucleotide diphosphorylase — MNTIMLQEMLRHFYKEDIGEKDLTSEALFAENETGSGTFIAKENGIFVGEQIIHEAMRLLDPEIQVTVFKKDGDTLEKGEEIAKAEGKMRALLGAERVTLNLTQRMSGIATLTAAAVSALASNHTKICDTRKTTPGLRMLEKYAVTCGGGYNHRFGLYDGVMIKDNHIEFAGSITNAVQRVREKVGHMVKIEVETESLAQVEEAVEVGADVIMFDNRTPDEIKDFIQHVPKHILTEASGGINLTNIASYRDTGVDYISLGLLTHSAKSLDISFNVGAKGV, encoded by the coding sequence ATGAATACAATCATGCTGCAAGAGATGCTGCGTCATTTTTATAAAGAGGATATCGGTGAAAAAGATTTAACTTCTGAAGCACTGTTTGCTGAAAATGAAACAGGGTCCGGAACTTTTATAGCAAAAGAAAACGGTATTTTTGTCGGAGAACAGATTATCCATGAAGCCATGCGTTTACTCGATCCGGAAATTCAAGTGACTGTTTTCAAAAAAGATGGAGACACATTGGAAAAAGGGGAAGAGATTGCAAAAGCAGAGGGGAAAATGCGGGCGTTACTTGGTGCAGAAAGAGTGACCCTGAATTTGACACAGCGTATGAGTGGAATTGCGACGCTGACTGCTGCTGCCGTTTCAGCACTTGCTAGCAATCATACAAAAATCTGTGATACAAGAAAAACAACTCCGGGATTAAGGATGTTGGAAAAATACGCTGTTACCTGTGGAGGTGGCTATAATCACCGCTTTGGATTGTATGATGGCGTGATGATTAAGGATAACCATATCGAGTTTGCGGGGAGCATCACAAACGCCGTTCAACGTGTGCGGGAAAAAGTCGGTCATATGGTCAAAATCGAGGTGGAAACGGAATCCTTGGCCCAGGTAGAGGAAGCTGTGGAAGTGGGTGCAGACGTCATTATGTTTGATAACCGGACACCAGATGAAATAAAAGACTTCATTCAGCATGTACCAAAACACATCCTAACAGAGGCTTCGGGAGGCATCAACCTTACTAACATTGCCTCTTATAGGGACACTGGTGTTGATTATATTTCATTAGGGTTGCTTACCCACTCAGCAAAATCACTAGATATCAGTTTTAACGTTGGGGCGAAAGGAGTTTAA
- the nadA gene encoding quinolinate synthase NadA, producing the protein MNILDMVKKDTGLLPSKYRDMTTDEMRARVKEIKEKLGEDLFIPGHHYQKDEVIEFADATGDSLQLAQAAAETTASFIVFCGVHFMAETADILTNESQVVILPDMRAGCSMADMADIHQTERAWEKLEKVFGDSMLPLTYVNSTAAIKAFCGKRGGATVTSSNAHKMVEWAFTQKERILFLPDQHLGRNTAYDLGVPLEEMAVWNPITDELEYDGDPSNVKVILWKGHCSVHEKFTLGNIEQLRRDKPEMKILVHPECTWEVVQKSDLAGSTKYIIETIEKAEAGSQWAIGTEMNLVNRIIQQHPDKEIVSLNPNMCPCLTMNRIDLPHLLWALESIENGETINRIQVEQDVAQQAISALNKMLEHA; encoded by the coding sequence ATGAATATACTAGATATGGTGAAAAAAGATACCGGGCTGTTGCCTTCTAAATATCGTGATATGACGACAGATGAGATGAGAGCTAGGGTGAAAGAAATAAAAGAGAAGCTTGGAGAGGATCTGTTTATTCCCGGCCATCATTATCAAAAAGATGAAGTCATTGAATTTGCTGATGCGACAGGGGATTCCTTGCAACTTGCACAAGCCGCAGCAGAAACGACAGCAAGCTTTATCGTTTTTTGCGGCGTGCATTTTATGGCCGAGACGGCAGATATTTTGACGAATGAAAGTCAAGTGGTGATATTGCCGGATATGAGGGCAGGCTGTTCGATGGCGGACATGGCAGATATTCATCAAACAGAGCGTGCATGGGAAAAGCTTGAAAAGGTTTTTGGGGACAGTATGCTGCCATTAACTTATGTGAATTCTACCGCAGCCATTAAGGCATTTTGCGGAAAAAGGGGAGGGGCCACTGTTACTTCTTCCAATGCACATAAAATGGTAGAATGGGCATTTACGCAAAAAGAAAGAATCTTATTCTTGCCAGATCAACACCTTGGCAGAAACACTGCTTATGATTTAGGCGTTCCACTTGAAGAAATGGCAGTTTGGAATCCGATAACAGATGAACTGGAATATGATGGTGATCCTTCCAATGTGAAAGTGATTCTTTGGAAAGGGCATTGTTCTGTTCATGAAAAATTCACGCTTGGCAATATTGAGCAACTTAGAAGAGATAAACCTGAGATGAAGATTCTCGTGCATCCGGAGTGTACGTGGGAAGTGGTGCAAAAAAGTGATTTGGCTGGAAGCACAAAATATATCATCGAAACAATCGAAAAAGCAGAAGCCGGCAGTCAATGGGCAATCGGGACAGAGATGAACCTCGTAAACAGAATCATCCAACAACATCCAGACAAAGAAATCGTTTCCCTGAATCCAAACATGTGTCCATGCCTTACCATGAACCGGATCGACCTCCCTCACCTACTATGGGCGCTTGAATCCATCGAAAACGGTGAAACTATCAATAGAATTCAAGTCGAACAAGATGTAGCACAACAAGCAATATCCGCACTAAACAAAATGCTTGAACACGCTTAA
- the pheA gene encoding prephenate dehydratase — protein MTRIGFLGPKATFTDMAVTKFFPESFKKAFSTIPECMDAVLEGKVDMAVVPLENAIEGSVNVTLDYLIHDCPLPIVGELTIPISQHLLVHPNHIKNGGELEVIYSHSHAIAQCHKFLHKKYPNAVYETTSSTAAAAKLISDHRLSKKAACIANSLAAKEYNLCVLQENIHDYDNNHTKFIILHRDEKVMLHNEEHDNIGKKTTMMVSLPTDQSGALHQVLSVFAWRKLNLSKIESRPMKTGLGNYFFIIDINEEVEHPLIPPAIEELEALGCSVKVLGRYNSYLLR, from the coding sequence ATGACAAGAATTGGATTTTTAGGACCGAAGGCAACTTTTACTGACATGGCGGTAACAAAGTTTTTTCCAGAGTCTTTTAAAAAGGCATTTTCCACCATTCCTGAATGCATGGATGCAGTATTAGAGGGCAAGGTCGACATGGCGGTTGTCCCGCTTGAGAACGCAATTGAAGGGTCAGTCAATGTGACGCTTGATTACCTCATTCACGATTGTCCCTTGCCGATTGTAGGGGAGCTGACCATTCCAATTAGCCAGCATTTATTAGTGCATCCCAATCATATAAAAAATGGCGGAGAGCTGGAAGTGATCTATTCACATTCCCATGCGATTGCCCAGTGCCATAAATTCTTACATAAAAAATATCCTAACGCAGTGTATGAAACCACTTCCTCCACTGCCGCTGCAGCAAAACTAATCTCTGATCACAGACTTTCTAAAAAGGCAGCCTGTATTGCCAATTCGCTTGCAGCGAAAGAATATAACCTATGTGTGTTGCAGGAAAATATCCACGACTATGATAACAATCACACCAAGTTTATCATCCTGCATCGTGATGAGAAAGTGATGCTACATAATGAAGAGCACGACAATATTGGGAAAAAGACAACAATGATGGTGTCGCTTCCCACGGATCAATCTGGTGCTCTTCACCAAGTTTTATCTGTATTTGCATGGAGAAAGCTGAACCTGTCGAAAATCGAATCCCGCCCAATGAAAACGGGTTTGGGTAACTATTTTTTCATTATTGATATTAATGAGGAAGTGGAGCATCCATTGATACCGCCAGCCATTGAGGAGCTGGAGGCGTTGGGGTGTTCGGTGAAAGTGTTGGGGAGATACAATAGTTATTTATTGAGGTAA
- a CDS encoding ACT domain-containing protein, whose translation MLEEKFFLVREDVLPEAMKKSIEVKEMLARGKVDSIAEAVQKVDLSRSAFYKYRDTVFPFHTMVKEKIMTLFFHLEDQTGALSQLLATVATVGCNVLTIHQTIPLQGKANVTLSLDMSGLKGDINALLSMLKRLEFVDKVEILGTGA comes from the coding sequence ATGTTAGAGGAGAAGTTCTTTTTAGTGCGCGAGGATGTCCTGCCAGAAGCGATGAAAAAGTCGATTGAAGTAAAAGAAATGCTTGCACGCGGGAAAGTAGATTCCATTGCTGAAGCGGTACAAAAGGTAGACCTCAGCCGCAGTGCTTTTTACAAATATCGCGATACCGTTTTTCCGTTTCACACCATGGTAAAAGAAAAAATCATGACTTTATTTTTTCACCTGGAAGATCAAACAGGCGCCTTATCGCAATTGCTTGCAACCGTAGCAACGGTCGGCTGCAATGTATTGACCATTCACCAGACTATCCCGTTACAAGGGAAGGCAAATGTGACCCTTTCGCTTGATATGTCTGGATTAAAAGGTGATATCAACGCTTTACTTTCGATGCTGAAGCGATTAGAATTTGTAGATAAAGTAGAGATCTTAGGGACAGGCGCTTAA
- a CDS encoding transcription repressor NadR, whose product MTQEKKVLGEERRNLLLHWLQTEDKPLTGGELAGRTNVSRQVIVQDISLLKAKNEPILATSQGYVYMKPFGEQVKKERIIVSFHEPHRTKEELYILVDHGVTVKDVRIEHPVYGDLNASVMVSSRAEVDAFIRKIKQTNASYLSQLTDGTHLHTIEADSEEKLDAACAALKEAGMVVE is encoded by the coding sequence ATGACGCAAGAAAAGAAAGTACTTGGAGAAGAACGACGCAATCTCCTTTTGCACTGGCTGCAAACGGAAGACAAGCCACTGACCGGCGGAGAATTAGCAGGGCGGACGAATGTTAGCAGACAAGTCATCGTCCAGGACATCTCCCTTTTAAAAGCAAAAAACGAACCGATCCTTGCAACAAGCCAAGGCTACGTCTATATGAAACCTTTCGGCGAACAGGTAAAAAAAGAGCGAATCATCGTGTCTTTCCATGAGCCGCACAGGACGAAAGAAGAACTTTATATCCTAGTCGACCACGGCGTGACAGTAAAGGACGTGCGAATCGAGCATCCTGTTTACGGAGATTTGAACGCGTCAGTCATGGTGTCAAGCCGCGCGGAAGTGGATGCTTTTATCCGAAAAATAAAGCAGACGAATGCTTCATACTTGTCTCAATTGACAGACGGAACGCATTTGCATACGATTGAGGCGGATTCTGAGGAAAAGCTGGATGCGGCGTGTGCGGCATTGAAGGAAGCTGGGATGGTGGTGGAGTAG
- the rplU gene encoding 50S ribosomal protein L21 — MYAIIETGGKQIKVEAGQSIYIEKLDGAAGDVVTFDKVLFVGGDDVKVGSPLVAGATVTAKVEKQGRAKKLTVFKYKAKKNYRKKQGHRQPYTKVTVDAINL; from the coding sequence ATGTACGCAATTATTGAAACAGGTGGTAAGCAAATCAAGGTTGAAGCAGGTCAATCGATCTACATCGAAAAACTTGATGGTGCTGCTGGAGATGTAGTAACTTTCGACAAGGTTCTTTTCGTTGGTGGCGACGATGTTAAAGTCGGTAGCCCACTAGTAGCGGGAGCAACTGTAACGGCTAAAGTTGAAAAACAAGGTCGTGCGAAGAAGCTTACTGTATTCAAGTACAAAGCGAAGAAAAACTACCGTAAAAAACAAGGTCATCGTCAACCTTACACAAAAGTTACTGTTGATGCAATCAACCTGTAA
- a CDS encoding Spo0B C-terminal domain-containing protein — MRNRGTLDVLRHSRHDWLNRIQLIKANLSLGRLERVNNLIEEIVLEANHESNLTNLQAPAFAEYLITFHWEPRLFSLEYEVIGEPVNLSKADKLLCKWISSLFTDLENAVNKKADNHLFLSLHIEEAEIRFFFDINGILEDTNFLTEWLQAQPDGFLVIGQEIHPEQSSIQVSYKL; from the coding sequence ATGAGAAATAGAGGGACGTTGGATGTGTTGCGTCATTCGAGGCATGATTGGCTTAATCGCATTCAGTTGATTAAGGCGAATTTGTCGCTTGGACGCTTGGAGCGAGTGAATAATTTGATAGAGGAGATTGTGCTGGAAGCCAATCACGAATCCAACTTGACGAATTTACAAGCCCCTGCATTTGCGGAATATCTGATTACGTTCCATTGGGAGCCGAGACTATTTTCGCTGGAATACGAAGTAATCGGAGAGCCTGTAAATCTGTCAAAAGCGGATAAGCTATTGTGCAAATGGATTTCTTCTTTGTTTACCGACCTGGAAAATGCGGTAAACAAAAAAGCAGATAACCATTTGTTTTTAAGTTTGCATATAGAAGAAGCGGAAATTCGTTTCTTTTTTGATATAAATGGAATACTAGAAGATACAAACTTTTTAACGGAGTGGCTGCAAGCACAGCCGGATGGTTTCTTAGTGATTGGACAAGAAATACATCCTGAGCAGAGTTCCATTCAAGTGTCTTACAAGCTTTAA
- a CDS encoding IscS subfamily cysteine desulfurase, which produces MIYLDYAATTPMSNEALEAYQHVARNYYGNSSSLHDTGTTASDLLETCRGELARIISGKKEGIYFTSGGSEANFLAIRSLLKGCGHKGKHIITTATEHASIHSLCKSLEKEGYEVTWLPVDSNGIIALSQLKAALRKDTCLVSIHHANSETGILQPLEAIGGLLKEKNIHFHSDCVQTFGKIPIDVEKLHLTSISISSHKIYGPKGVGALFINPKASWKSVYEGASHEKGMRPGTVDVPGIASFLTAAQQMESSMQDLKEKYETMRIHFLRLIQQSWLPIVVEGENVQGLPHILGLRLPGIEGQHVMLECNRKGIAISTGSACQMGSQSPSRTMIATGKTPDEAREFVRLSFGKQTTIRDLELAVEALKEIIEERIKRSG; this is translated from the coding sequence ATGATATATCTCGATTACGCAGCTACTACCCCAATGAGCAATGAAGCCTTGGAGGCCTACCAACATGTGGCACGCAATTATTATGGAAACAGCAGCAGTTTACACGACACAGGCACCACCGCCTCTGACCTGCTCGAAACCTGCAGAGGCGAGCTTGCAAGGATAATTTCAGGAAAAAAGGAAGGCATTTATTTTACAAGCGGTGGAAGTGAGGCAAACTTTCTGGCCATACGCTCGCTTTTAAAAGGATGCGGGCATAAAGGAAAACACATCATTACCACCGCAACTGAGCACGCTTCCATTCATTCCCTTTGCAAGTCATTAGAGAAAGAGGGCTATGAAGTGACGTGGCTGCCAGTAGACTCTAATGGAATTATTGCACTTTCTCAATTAAAAGCAGCATTGAGGAAGGACACTTGCCTTGTCTCCATCCACCATGCCAATTCTGAGACGGGAATCTTGCAGCCCCTTGAAGCGATCGGCGGACTCCTAAAGGAGAAAAATATCCACTTTCATAGCGATTGTGTCCAGACATTTGGTAAAATACCAATAGACGTGGAGAAGCTCCACCTAACCAGCATCTCGATATCCTCCCATAAAATTTACGGACCAAAGGGTGTCGGGGCGTTATTTATCAATCCAAAAGCTTCGTGGAAATCCGTATATGAAGGCGCGAGTCACGAAAAAGGGATGCGTCCCGGTACGGTAGACGTCCCAGGAATCGCTTCTTTTCTAACCGCCGCCCAACAAATGGAGTCCTCCATGCAGGATCTAAAAGAAAAATATGAAACGATGCGAATTCATTTTTTAAGACTGATTCAGCAATCTTGGCTGCCTATAGTAGTAGAAGGAGAGAATGTACAAGGTCTGCCACATATCCTTGGCCTAAGATTACCCGGGATAGAGGGACAGCATGTGATGCTAGAATGCAATCGAAAAGGCATTGCCATCTCTACAGGAAGCGCGTGTCAAATGGGATCCCAATCTCCATCAAGAACCATGATTGCCACCGGAAAGACACCGGATGAAGCACGTGAATTTGTTCGCCTTTCATTTGGAAAACAAACCACCATCAGAGACCTTGAATTAGCTGTCGAGGCTCTTAAAGAAATTATAGAAGAACGGATAAAAAGGAGCGGCTAA
- the nadB gene encoding L-aspartate oxidase, translated as MSSLQRDVIVVGSGLSALLTANYLSEHMNVIIFTKSSKNDNNSFLAQGGVACAIEHTDSWQLHYEDTMVAGCYHNEEDAVELLTKCGPGELQALIQNGMQFDRDGLGEYSLGMEGAHSKRRILHAGGDQTGKELMEWLQSRLSKKVLMVEHETVIKLHVQNDHCCGVQTFNSNGQRTDYFADKVILATGGAGSLYPYTSNNESITGMALSLAYQAGATLTDLEFMQFHPTMLCIDGKAVGLVSEAVRGEGAFLQNGKAHRFMENVHPFKDLAPRDVVSRAIFQELDNGEKVYLNISKVDHFQTRFPAITKLCTKHGIDLKANLIPVVPGAHFYMGGIYTSVHGETSLKGLYAVGEAACNGVHGANRLASNSLLETIVFSKALADHLLNEKIVTHQFLWKINATEKMDMDILLQRAVPLPSKEEIQHMMMKHAGIVRHEEGLVELKEWLKLFQPYCQAINHLTDILRVEDIETIHMLQLCYLITEAALQRKESRGAHFRSDFPVAKESWRQVRILHVQKEGSALGKEKEIDEYNHAARDAASFL; from the coding sequence GTGTCTAGTTTACAGCGAGATGTCATTGTAGTTGGTAGCGGACTATCCGCTTTGTTGACTGCAAATTATTTAAGTGAGCATATGAATGTGATTATTTTCACAAAGTCTAGTAAAAATGATAATAATTCTTTTCTTGCACAAGGAGGAGTTGCTTGTGCCATCGAACATACAGATTCTTGGCAATTGCATTACGAAGATACCATGGTCGCCGGGTGTTATCACAATGAAGAAGATGCGGTAGAACTGCTTACAAAATGTGGGCCAGGCGAGCTGCAAGCATTGATTCAAAATGGGATGCAGTTTGATCGGGACGGTCTGGGTGAATATTCCCTTGGCATGGAAGGTGCCCATTCCAAAAGAAGAATTCTTCACGCCGGTGGAGATCAGACAGGCAAGGAATTGATGGAGTGGCTTCAATCGAGGCTGTCTAAAAAAGTACTCATGGTGGAACATGAAACCGTTATCAAGTTGCATGTCCAAAATGACCATTGCTGCGGCGTGCAAACATTCAATTCCAACGGGCAACGGACCGATTATTTTGCAGATAAAGTGATCTTGGCAACGGGTGGAGCGGGATCCCTTTATCCTTATACATCCAATAATGAAAGCATCACTGGTATGGCTTTGTCGCTTGCTTATCAAGCAGGAGCGACTCTAACAGATTTAGAATTTATGCAATTTCACCCAACGATGCTTTGTATAGACGGAAAAGCGGTCGGGCTTGTTTCGGAAGCAGTACGTGGGGAAGGGGCATTTCTTCAAAATGGAAAAGCTCACAGGTTTATGGAAAATGTACATCCATTTAAGGACCTCGCACCAAGAGATGTTGTGTCACGGGCCATTTTTCAGGAGCTCGACAATGGTGAAAAAGTATACCTGAATATATCTAAAGTGGATCATTTCCAAACAAGATTTCCTGCCATCACCAAACTATGTACAAAGCACGGTATCGATTTAAAGGCTAATCTCATTCCGGTAGTGCCGGGAGCTCACTTTTATATGGGCGGTATTTATACAAGTGTTCATGGAGAAACATCGCTAAAAGGGTTGTACGCTGTTGGAGAGGCTGCCTGCAATGGGGTGCATGGAGCAAATCGATTAGCAAGTAACTCTTTGCTTGAGACCATCGTTTTTTCTAAGGCTCTTGCGGATCATCTTTTAAATGAAAAAATAGTAACTCATCAATTTCTCTGGAAAATAAACGCTACGGAGAAAATGGATATGGATATTCTTCTGCAGCGGGCCGTGCCACTTCCATCAAAAGAAGAAATTCAACACATGATGATGAAGCATGCAGGAATTGTCCGTCATGAGGAAGGGTTAGTTGAGTTAAAGGAATGGCTCAAACTCTTCCAACCTTACTGCCAGGCGATTAACCATCTTACAGATATATTAAGAGTCGAAGATATAGAAACCATTCACATGCTTCAATTATGCTATCTGATTACAGAAGCTGCCCTGCAACGAAAGGAAAGTCGAGGAGCTCATTTTCGTTCAGACTTTCCTGTAGCAAAAGAATCTTGGCGACAGGTCCGGATTTTGCATGTTCAAAAGGAAGGAAGCGCATTGGGAAAGGAGAAAGAAATAGATGAATACAATCATGCTGCAAGAGATGCTGCGTCATTTTTATAA
- the obgE gene encoding GTPase ObgE, translating to MFVDQVKIYVKGGDGGNGMVAFRREKYVPDGGPAGGDGGKGADVILQVEEGLRTLMDFRYKRHFKATRGEHGMSKNQHGRNSEAMIVKVPPGTVVMDDDTKETLADLTEHGQQYVVAKGGRGGRGNSRFATPRNPAPEVAENGEPGQERYVVLELKVLADVGLVGFPSVGKSTLLSVVSAAKPKIAEYHFTTIVPNLGVVETEDSRSFVMADLPGLIQGAHEGVGLGHQFLRHIERTRVIIHVVDMGGLEGRDPYEDYLTINAELKEYNMRLTERAQLVVANKMDMPDAEENLEKFKEQLGEDVKVFPISALTRSGLRDLLYAVADELETAPEYPLYEEEAIEQRVVYKHEAEELPFMITRDPDGAFVLSGEKLEKLFIMTNFNHEESIKRFARQLRGLGVDEELRARGAKDGDIVRLLKYEFEFVE from the coding sequence ATGTTTGTCGATCAGGTCAAGATTTATGTAAAAGGTGGCGACGGTGGGAACGGAATGGTTGCCTTTCGTCGTGAGAAATATGTACCGGATGGTGGACCAGCCGGCGGTGATGGGGGAAAAGGAGCGGACGTCATTCTTCAAGTAGAAGAAGGATTGCGCACACTGATGGATTTCCGTTACAAACGTCACTTTAAAGCGACTCGTGGAGAACACGGAATGTCCAAAAACCAGCACGGAAGAAACTCGGAAGCCATGATTGTAAAGGTTCCACCGGGAACTGTCGTAATGGATGACGATACAAAAGAAACATTGGCTGATTTAACAGAGCACGGTCAGCAATATGTTGTAGCAAAGGGTGGCCGCGGTGGTCGCGGTAACTCACGTTTTGCAACGCCTAGAAACCCGGCTCCAGAAGTTGCTGAGAACGGGGAACCTGGTCAAGAGCGCTATGTGGTTCTTGAGTTAAAAGTGCTTGCGGACGTCGGTCTTGTTGGCTTCCCAAGTGTAGGAAAATCAACTCTTTTATCAGTTGTTTCTGCAGCAAAACCGAAAATTGCTGAATACCATTTCACGACTATCGTACCTAACCTTGGTGTAGTTGAAACCGAAGACAGCCGAAGCTTTGTTATGGCGGATCTACCGGGATTGATTCAAGGTGCACATGAAGGTGTGGGACTAGGACATCAATTCCTGCGCCACATCGAGCGTACAAGGGTTATCATCCATGTGGTCGATATGGGCGGATTGGAAGGTCGCGATCCGTATGAGGATTACCTAACAATTAATGCAGAGTTGAAAGAATATAATATGCGTCTGACAGAGCGTGCTCAACTTGTTGTAGCAAACAAAATGGACATGCCTGATGCAGAAGAAAATCTTGAAAAATTCAAGGAGCAGCTTGGCGAAGATGTGAAAGTCTTCCCTATCTCTGCTCTAACTCGCAGCGGTCTTCGTGACCTTTTATATGCGGTGGCAGACGAACTTGAAACAGCTCCTGAATATCCATTATATGAAGAGGAAGCAATTGAGCAACGTGTGGTTTACAAGCACGAGGCGGAAGAACTTCCATTCATGATTACACGTGATCCGGATGGTGCCTTTGTACTTTCAGGTGAAAAACTTGAAAAACTGTTTATCATGACAAACTTCAACCATGAAGAGTCCATCAAACGTTTTGCGCGTCAACTTCGTGGTTTAGGAGTAGATGAAGAATTGCGTGCTCGCGGTGCAAAAGACGGCGACATCGTTCGTCTACTGAAATACGAATTCGAATTTGTTGAATAG